The sequence TTGCATTTAGCCCTAAAGTTTATCAAATACACACCTACGAGTAGAGATTATGAGTTCCCGTTACAATTAATATATGTATAGAATgagtaaaattattatttttcatatactTAATGCACATATAAAAGTgcgtaaatttattttttttaaaaaattaagataGAGAGAGGTTTGATGGTACCTTGAGAGTCCCTTTTTGAGACCCGTCATTGTATAGACGAAAAATCGCAATTTTCCCTAAAATTCGTACACAGAAAAAATCACACATcacatttgaaaaaatttcatCCCGACGACTTCACCACTTAACCTGTTAATTTTACTCATCAAATTTCCCAACTCAATCCTCGAGTACTAACGTTTTCAGATGAAATGATAACCAAGATGTCATATTTTTTAGCAGGCAAAGAATTTCTGGATTCCTATACGAATATGCATCAACCAAGAaatcatgattattttaaatggacCAATTAATAGACTCAAGAAATTAATGTATAGCCAGAGTCCAAGCTAGCTTCCCCAACCTACCCGATCGAtcataataaatatttcttGACAATTTAAAACCATGGAATTCATTCATCAAAAGCAGAAACAGAATAAAGATTTTTGTGCAATATGACATAAAGTTTGACGTGAAAATGTCAAGAGGAATGAGGAACATCTACTATACCACTTTCTCTATATTGCATAGCTTGGTTCTCCATATAGTAAGTGGCCCAAACATGGGGAACACCAGCCACTAGTTAATTCTCATCCAATGAGATGCTCAGTTTCTAGCTTTTACAGTATTGATGTCTGAGTTATCTTCAATTTAGCTTTGTGTTTAATAAATATCTTAAAAATTTATCAGATTTGTTACCTGATAAAGATGTATATATAGTTGCATGTAGAGCTAAATTTTGGTCTACAATTATTTGGTACTGCTAGATCAATATCGTGTAAGTCGATGATGTTAGCTCTACATATATTCGGTACAAATGGTGAGAGGTTTGTTACAATTGAATCTTAAACTCAGACTTTATCGCAAACTTGGAATCTTGATGTCAAATTTAGATATAAGTGATCATGATGGGCATGGTGCAACATTTCTTGTGTCTATATATGTCTATAGGGATGAAAGCAAGGTTTATATANTTATATAAATAGACgagaatatatatacacacacacatatacactcAACTCCTAGTCATTTACCAACTCACTCTTCTTTGAAACTAGCTAGCTCCACTCCCTCCTCTCTCCATAAGCACTTGATCTTGGTTATACTAACTTACAAACAAGAAAAAACCCATGGAGAAAACCTGTCTCTGCAGCAAAATGACGCGCCAAAGCTTCTCCACGAGTAGCAAAACGAGAGAAATAAATGGCCACAAATTCAAGAATCCGTTGAATTTTTGCAATGAGTGCATAGGAGATCGTCAAACACAAGATTTAGGTGGTGCCAACTTAATTTCATGGACTCCAAGATTTTATCCTTGTAGCTTTTGCAAAAGGGAATTCAGATCAGCTCAAGCTCTAGGAGGCCACATGAATGTTCACAGAAGAGACAGAGCAAGGATGAGGCAGTCTCCAACAAGAATATACAGTCATGGCCCTAATGGCTGTCATTTTTGCTTGCAAAACCCAAATCTTGAACCAAACCCTACATTTAACCCAAACCCTAGTTGTAGCATTGGGTTCATGTCATCCTCAACGTCGTATCTATCACCTCGTTTCACCTCCCACTTGGTTGCTCCCACGGTTTCTCCTGCTATCCCAGTTCGGGATCTTCGGCCCATCACCAAAGATACGTTACGAGTTGAGAATTTCGATCCATTTGTGCATGAAAATGGATGGATAGTTGTCAAGAAAGCAGAATTTGTACGGTTGGACTTACAGATTGGCTTGGTGAGTAGTCATCCCAAggaggatttggatttggaacTAAGGCTTGGATATGCTTAGATTTTCCCATACATGCAACTTAAATTCTTGGATCCATCTCTTATTACATCAATGGCGGAGTTAGGATATTAATTTTCTCTATGTATGATTTTAAACTTTGGaatcctttaatttttttaattgagcCACCTGAgctaatatcaaattaattgCGGCCACTTATTACAATGCATTGGGAAAAAATGGGGTTCGCGAGAGAAAGATTCGATTATTGCCTTCGGAGAATGGAACAATTAATGGGTTGGTttcgtaaattttttttattgcagtTTTAGCTAAATTATGATGTTGCTATTTAGTGCATTGTCTTGATGTATATGCATGCTAGtgttgtttaaattttatgtacTTGCAAGTATTCATGTCTATTATCTTTAATTTATCCACCCTTGTCCACCTAAGCACACTTGCATTTTGTTTTTTCCATTTATCTCCTTATCTATatgtgtaagtgtgtgttttggaattatttttaaaattagtatagtgaataattaaatattctatAAGACCAAAGGTAAATTTGCTTTAAATCTCCACACTCAAACTTAAATTTACATTCAGTctttatcagaaaaattatgtGTTTGCACTCCCCGATTCACAAAAAAATGTGTTTGCACTCCCTAAGCCCACATGTATTTTCTCATATGAATATCagtacaaaaaattaaaatatggtaCTTAtgtatgatatttgagtaccaATTATTTTTGATCTGACACTAATTTAAGATTATTGAGTACTCAaacatgtataaaaaaatatcgatATTAATGATACATCTGTTTTTCAATTGAAAATCAGtagaaaacattgaaaatatggtactaatatatgatttttagtaCCCAAATATGTGTGTTAAATgttgatattaataaaattgttccaattatatactcaaaattttttttttgtaccaTATCTAAAATAGTTGATGCTCAAGTATCAAATATTAATACCATTTTTCATTGctttgtatcaattttcatataaaaaaagacACATTTTCATTAATCTCAGTATTTGATATACATGTTTTGGTACTAAAAAATCATATACTAGTATCGGATTTGAAACAAttagtactcaaatatcatGTATCAGATATGAAACAAttagtactcaaatatcatatatcagtACTATATCTTCAATTTTTTATACTGATTTTCATTTAAGAAAAGACAAATGGCccagaaaattaaaaaacaatttttttcctgTAACAGAGATTGAAagcaaattttaatttgtttttgggTAATTTTTTAGCAATTTACCATAAGAACaattaaaattcttttttttataaaaagaaaGTGAAATAATCGATTTTAAGTGATGTTTGATCGATTAATTGGTGGGATTTCCCAAAATTTGATGGTTTGCAAGTTCCCAACAACTTCCCGGTGTGAAATGGAATGATGACCTTCCCTCAAATGGAACTAGTTGTTATGACTGAATTAGAAACGCAATCCAATCAATGAATACACATTGGCTTTAGTGGTAAGAAATTAGGttcatcataattaattaagtttcgggttcaaattttattttcatgtacT comes from Primulina huaijiensis isolate GDHJ02 chromosome 2, ASM1229523v2, whole genome shotgun sequence and encodes:
- the LOC140971869 gene encoding zinc finger protein 11-like, coding for MTRQSFSTSSKTREINGHKFKNPLNFCNECIGDRQTQDLGGANLISWTPRFYPCSFCKREFRSAQALGGHMNVHRRDRARMRQSPTRIYSHGPNGCHFCLQNPNLEPNPTFNPNPSCSIGFMSSSTSYLSPRFTSHLVAPTVSPAIPVRDLRPITKDTLRVENFDPFVHENGWIVVKKAEFVRLDLQIGLVSSHPKEDLDLELRLGYA